The Virgibacillus sp. SK37 region TATTTCGTATAGTTATCAAAGTACCCTTGTATATAAACAATTGGCGTACCTTTGTCTCCACTTCCAGTAGTTAGATCAGAAAGTGAGCCAATAAGATCTGTCAGCTTACGAGGAGTTGTTCCCTGAGCCTCCATTGCACCAACAAGGTCTTCTCCTTTATTGTCAATGAACTCGGAAATCGCCTTTTGCAGCTCTTCACCTTTTAACTCAGAAAAGCTATTATCTGCAAGGTACTTTAATTTAATTTCGTTTGGCCTGCCGTCAAGTCCTTTTGTATAAGCTGGAGATACAACTGGATCAGCTAATTCCCAAATCTTACCAACTGGATCCTTAAACGCGCCGTCACCAAAAACCATTACTTCAACATTCTTGCCGGTCTTCTCCAAAATCATTTGCTGGATCCGTTCAACGACTGGCTGACAGTCTCTAGGAAAAAGCTTTACAGCTTCATCAGTAGATTTATTAGAGCCGAGCAAACCGTATTCTTCATTATAGCCACTTCCATTTACAGGAGCTGAAAGAATATCGTCAAGACCGTAGACTTTCTTGCCACCATTTTCTTTTAGAATACGTTTTGTCCGATTTCTAGTATGAATATCGCAAGCAAGTACGCTTGTCGTATAATCTAAGATTGTCCTCGGACTATTGGAGAAGATTACCTCACATTCAATTCCCTGCGCTTCTACAAGGGACTTATAGTATTCAATATAATCTACACCAGTGAAGGTATGCTTCATAAATCCAAAATGGGTACGAAAGTCATCTTCGGATAGCACATCTGTCCACGGATTAATTCCCTTTTCGTCTAAGGAATCTAAGTCCACAAGATGGTTTCCTACCTCATCAGACGGATAGCTCAACATAAGAACCATCTTTTTCGCTCCCTTCGCAATACCTGTTAAGCAATTGGAGAAGCGATTTCGGCTCAAAATTGGAAAAATCACTCCAACTGTATCTTCGCCAAATTTAGTTGAAACATCTTTTGCTATATCCTCAACAGAAGCATAATTACCTTGCGCGCGTGCTACAATCGATTCGGTTAACGTTACAATATCACGTTCCTGTATTGCGAATTTTTCCGTTTCGGATGCTTTCAACACACTATCGACGACAATTTCTTCTATTTGATCACCTTCATTAATAATTGGACAACGAAGCCCTCTAACAACGGTTCCCACAACTCTTTCCACAAAAATCTCTCCTTGTATGTAAACTGCATATGTACTATATAACTATACGCGTTTTTTAGTGTAGAAGTAAAGGGAAAAGTTAGGATTCTATGGTGTTGGAAGGCATTAAAGTATGAAGATTTTGATTTAGTTTTGGGTGGGCTTTTATTTGTGGTGCTGGGTCTCTCATCTCTCATTTGAGTGGCTGCGTCTCTCATATTTCCATCATTATTGTCGTTTACTTCCAATAATCTAGAAACCCCATTGTTTAACATAGAACAATGGGTTTCTAGGTTCTAACTATATTTAGCTATTCAAATTTATCCATAAAATGCTTTGCTGCTCCTAAGAGATTAGCTTTATTATCATTCTCTGCTAGTTTTATGGAAAGCTGTTTTCGATGGTTAGGCATTAATTTATCATACAAAGATGACTGGATAGCATCCAAAAGGAAATCACCCTGCCCTGTAATGCCTCCACCAATGACGATTAATTCTGGGTTAAAAATATGAACAAGTGACTGAAGACCAGTAGTCAGATCATCTACCCAGCTTTCAAAGACTTTTACACATTGTGCATCCCCTTCTTTGACCAATTGAAAGAAATGTGGAAGCGACATCTCACTACCTGTAGATTCGGCAACTAATTCAGCTAATGCCGCACTAGAAGCGTATCGCTCATAGCAGCCATTATTACCACACGTACATGGCTTGCCATCCTTATACAAATTTATATGTCCAAATTCACCTGCTGAAAAATTAGAACCGGTATAAAGCTTTCCATTCATAAATAGAGCGCCCCCAATACCAGTGCCAATGGTTACACAGATAAAGTCATCATAGCCTTTAGCTGCCCCCTTCCAATGCTCTCCAATTGCAGTACAATTCACATCATTCTCGACACTTACTCTCAGGCCCGTATGTTCTGACACTAGCTGGGAAACTGAAATACCCGTATACCCTGGGATTGTATCTGTTGCATGAACAACCACACCGTTTATACCATCGATCTGACCTGCAGAACTAATAGCCACCCCGGAGACCACCCAGCTTTTCATGAGTTTATCACAAATATCAATAATTTTTTTAACTAGCGCCATACCACCTTGATGTGCCTCTGTAGGCATACTGTCATGATATAGAAGCTCTCCATCTTTCGTAAGCACACCAAACTTAATTGCTGTTCCACCAATATCAATTACAATCATGATTTTAACTCCTTTTAAATATGTAACTACTTTCCTAGATGAGAGGAAATCTTCCTCATTTGAGACGCAAAACTTTTATTTGAGAGAACCCCCTTCTCATTTGAGAAACAAAGCCCTTATTTGAGAGAGCACCCCTCCCATTTGAGACACAAAGCCTTTATTTGAGAGAGCACCCATCTCATTTGAGACACACACCCTGAAAGATCGCCAACCTTCCACTTCAAAAGTTACAGCCAGCAGCATCCAATTGAATTGAAAAAAGAAGGAGGAAAAATTAATTCCCTCCCCCCTTAATAATTACATGTATTTTTCTGCTAATTCTTTCGCACGGGCAACCTTTTCAGCTGAAATCTGCTTCATCGGCTTACGACAATAGCCTGCATCGACACCTTTAGTCTTTAACATTTCTTTAATTGTTTGATAAAGACCGTTTGCCAGAATAGCACTGATAAGATCATTCGTTGTACGTTGGATTTCCAACGCCTCCGTGATGTTACCTTGTTGTGCTAATTCAAAGATTTCACGGGCTCGCTTTCCGTTTACATTAAATGTGCTGCCGATTGCTCCATCAATGTTTAATACACTTGCAGGAAGTAGCATTTCATCAAATCCGGAATAGATTAATTTATCCGGGAATGCATGACGTAAACGCTCTAATAGATAGAAATCAGGTGCAGTAAACTTCACACCAATAATCCGATCATGTGCTAGTAACTCACCAAATTGGTCTAAGCTCATATTTACACCAGTTAATGCAGGGATGGAATAAATAATCATGTCATTATTTACTTCGTTAATGATTGTTTCATAATAATCTTTGATTTCTTCAAAATCAAATTTGTAATAGAAAGGAGTTACAGCTGAAATAGCATCATATTTTAACTCTGTAACAAATTTCCCAAGTTCTACTGCCTCATCAATATTAAGTGAACCTATTTGAGCAATTAGCTTCACTTGGTCTCCAGCTTCATCTTTAACAATTTCAAAAATACGTTTCTTCATTTCCGTAGTAATCAGGAAGTTTTCTCCCGTACTGCCATTAACATATAATCCGTCAACCTTTGATTGATCAATGTTGTGGCGGACGATTTCCCGAAGTCCCTGTTCGTTAATATTTCCTTGCTCATCAAATGAACACATTAGTGCTGTAAAAATACCTTTCATATTACTCATCCCTTCCTTTAATTGCTTGGACAAATTTTTCAGTTATACATTTAGGCCGAGTAATGGCACTTCCCACTACAACTGCATGTGCACCGACCTCTAAAGCCATTTTTGCCTTTTCAGGTGTGTCAAAATTCCCTTCAGCGATAACTGGAACATCTACATGCTCCACAAGCTGCCGAACTAACTCAACAGGCTTTGTTCCCTTAGAATAAGGTGTATAGCCTGCTAAAGTCGCTGCAACAATATCGACTCCTGCTTCCGCGGCCATTACACCTTCTTTTAATGTAGACACATCAGCCATAAACAACTGATTTGGATACTTTTCACGAACCTCTGTAAAGAATTCCTTAAAATCTTTACCATCCGGGCGCTCTCTATCTGTCCCATCAAAAGCAATAATGTCTGCACCTTCTTGATGAAGTTCATCTATCTCTTCAATCGTCGGTGTAATAAAAACTTCATTATTCGGATAATCCTTTTTAATGATTGCGATGATAGGAAGATCTACCTCTTGTTTAATCGCCTTAATATCTTTTACCGTGTTGGCACGAATACCAGCAGCTCCGCCAAGCTTCGCTGCTAATGCCATCTTGCTCATAATAAAATCGCTATGCAGTGGTTCATCTTCCAATGCCTGACACGAAACAATTAGTTGATTTTTTACTTTTTCCAGTATTTCCATATAAAAACTCCTCAGTAGCCTTTTCGGTTTCCCATAATAAATGGATCACTTACTATTTTTTTCTTCTGTTGTCATTGTAGTCTTATGAAAGTTAGTTGTCAATATCTTCAAAATTATTGACAACTAACTAATATTTTCTTGTTAACGAAAGGAGTTCGTTTAATATAATTTATTTGCAGCATTTTCACTGATCTTCATTTTAATTTGTTTTGCCCTATCCATATTTTTCATGGTTAACCCTGTACAAATCAAATCAATTAAGTATAGCTGAGAAATTTTCGATACCAATGTACCATTATCCAACGGACTTTCCTTCACAGAGGATAAAAGTACATAATCAGACAAGCGAGTGAGCGGTGATTTTACGTAGTTTGTTAACGCTATCACCTTTGCTCCGTTCATTTTGGCAATTTCCACCGTATCGTACACGTCTTTCGTACTTCCTGAAAGGCTTACCGCAATAACCACCGTATCAGCCGTCATGGTCGATGCCCTCATTACTTGAAAATGCGGATCGGTCAGAACTTCCGCATGTTTACCTATACGCATCAACCGATTATGCATATCCTCACATGCTATACCAGAAGATCCAACACCAATGATAACTACATCTTGACTGTCATCGATGATATCCACACATTGATTTAATACGTCCAGATCGACCATTTCAGCAGAATCGTTGACAGCCTGAACAATGTGACTGCGGATTTTCTCCACGATGGTCCGATCATTATCATGATTTGGTACCATTATTTGTTCCTGGGCTAATAAAAATTTAAAATCCTGGAAGCCTTTAAAACCAAGTTTTCGAAAAAAACGCAGTACAGTGGCTTCCGCAACACCGCTTGCTTCGGATAGTTCTGTCAAAGAATTATAAATTACCGCATCTTTATTTTCATTAATATAGTTGTATATTTTATGCTCTGATTTCGTAAAACCCGGTTTGTTCTGCTCCATGATTAATGTTGGCTTTCGTTTATTCCCCTGAACAGCATTCTTATTTAACATCCCATCCCCGTCCTTTACCATAAATAGTTAATAATTACTATAAGTATATCAAAGCATACATAGAAAAGCGCAAGTGCCTATTCTTGAATATTCCATATCCTTAAAAAAGGAGAAAAATACATGAAGGTATTTTTCTCCTTACCCCTTATGGATTCAGTAAGTTTGGTAAAAACAGTACAAGCTGCGGGAACAGTGTAAGTAATAGCAAGGTTACTGCAAGTGGAATTAAGAACGGTATAACTCCTCTTGTAATGACATGCATTGGAATGTTCCCTACCTTGGATACCACAAACAAGGCCATACCCATTGGTGGTGTTAAAATACCTATCATTAAGTTTAAAATGACAATAATTCCAAAGTGTACCGGATCTATTCCTGCGCTTACCACAACCGGAACCAAAATAGGAATTAATAAGATCAATAATGCTAAGGATTCAATAAACATACCAAGGAATATCAGCAGTACGTTAATGAGCAATAATAGCAAGATTGGATTAGATGTTACATTCAAGAAGAAATCAGCAACTTGAATTGGAATTTGCTCAATAGCAATCATTTGGCCAAAGAACTCCACACCAATAATCATTAATACTGCAATTCCGGTTAAACGCATAGAGTCTACGACATTGATAAAAAATTTCTTTAATGTTAGTTCCTTGTATACAAAGAACCCTAGGAACATCGCATACAGTGTAGCAATTACTGCCGCTTCTGTTGGTGTAAAGAAGCCGGAGAAAATTCCGCCTATAATAATTACTGGTGTCAGTAATGCCCAAAAAGATTTCTTAAAATAATTAAATCGTTCTTTTCCTGATGCTTTCTCTGCCTTTTGATAACCACGTTTCTTTGCCAGAAAGTAAGCCATAACCATCAAGCTCGCTGTCATAATTAAACCAGGAATGACCCCTGCTAAAAATAAAGAAGCAATGGATTGGTCTGACACTACACCATAAATAATTAACGGGATACTTGGAGGAATAATTGGTCCAATAATTGCTGAAGCAGCTGTTAATCCTCCAGCATAATCATCATCATACTTCTCATCACGCATGGACTTAATTTCCAACTGACCGATACCACCAGCATCTGCTAATGCGGAACCGGACATACCGGAGAAAAGAAGACTTGCCATGATATTTACATGACCTAATCCGCCAGTAAAATGACCGACAAATGACTTTGCAAAGTTAAAAATACGCTCTGTAATTCCTGATGAATTCATTAACGAACCAGTTAAAATAAAGAAAGGAACTGCCAATAAAGAGAACGTATCAATACTGTCAATTAACTTAGCAGCAGAGAAATACGCCATGTTCCAATCATTGGTAGCGAAATAAACGAGCGCAGCAATAATTAGCGTGAATCCAACCGGCATTCCAAGAAATAGTAGTACGAGCCAACCAATAAGAATTGCAACTGCACTCATTTACTCCACCTCCCCTTTCTTCTTGATGTGTTTTACGTTTACTTCTATCAATCTATAAAGCATAAGAATTGAGATGATAGGTAAAGCCGCATACATATACATATAGGAAATATGCAAGGAAACGATTTCTACAGGCACCTTACGCAATGCCATAATATATCCCAAATAACCAATCACGGCAATTGCCACAAAGATTGCCAATTGGAAGATATAATAGATCGCATTTCGAATAACAGGGGGAAACTTATTGACAAAATAATCAATGAGTACATGGTTGCTTTCTTTGATCCCAAATGAGATAGACAGATAACCAACATACACAAAAATAAATTTCGCCAATGCTTCCGACCATGTTAATGGTATATCAAATATTTGCCGGGAAAAAATCTGCAGGGTCAATATCATCAACATAATGATGAATAATGACCCTCCAATAATTTCTTCCAGGTTAGCAAAAAGCTTTTTCATAAGACTTCACCTTAACTTTTTATTTTGCTTCCTGAATTTGTTTTAGATAATCTTCAGCTCCGTCGCCGATTTCTTTCAAGTAACTCGGGTATGCTTCAGATACTGCTTCTTTAAATGGCGCTAGATCCGGTTCGGTAACGGTTACACCTTCGTCCTCAAACTTGGAAACAAGCTCTTCTTCTTGCTTTTTAACCATCTTTGTATGCTCATCTGCTGCCATGTTAATTCCGTCGATTAAGATTCCTTGTAAATCTTCTGGTAATTTTTCAAGTGTTTTTGTACTCACAACATACTCGTTATCATTTACAACATGATTTGTCATTGCAAGGTAATCCTGTACTTCATAGAACTTCTGTGCATCGATTGTAGTCAATGGATTTTCCTGTCCATCTACTGCATTTGTTTGTAAAGCTGTGTATACTTCTGTAAATGCCATTGGAGTCGCAGATGCGCCAGTATACTTTGCATAGTCTAACAATGTTTCTGCTTCAGGTACACGTAATTTTAAACCTTTCATGTCCTCAAGCTTTTCAATTGCACGATTGGAAGTAGTTTGACGTGTACCATTATATGCACTCGCAACAACCTTCCAGTTATGCTTTTCTTCTAAATCCTTTAATAAGTTCTTGCCGTAATCTGTATTGTTAATTGCTGCTTTCAATTGTTCGAAATCATCTACTACGTATGGAAGTGCCAATAGAGATGCACGCGGTTCCCAAATTCCAAAACGTCCAGCTTCTGCCAATGTCACATCCAATGTACCTTCTTGAAGTTGTTCAAGCATTGCACGGTCATCACCCAACTGAGAACTTGGGTAGATTTTAATTGACAATTGTCCGTCACTTTCTTTATCAACATATTCAGCTAATTTTTCAGCAGCTTTATATTCTACTTGCTGATTACCAGCAACCATACCAAATTTCAATTCATAGCTTTCTTTGGAGTCTCCTCCCTCTGCTGATCCTTCTCCACTATCATCAGAGCAGGCCGCTAAACCTACTAATGCTAGAAGTAGAATTCCTAAGTAAAGTAAACTTTTCTTCATTTATAAGTCCCCCTTTGAAATTTGAAAAGCAGCTAAAAGCGCTTTCATTTAATTTACATACATACTATCATTAATGATGATCAATTGTCAACATTATTTTTTATTTGATTATGAAATGTCATGAAATTAAAAGAAACATAATTAACGAGATTTGTTAATTATTACAAAAATAGCTTAGCTTGATAGATCTATCTATTATAGAAAGCAAATCTCAAAGCAGAGATATATTCGCTTTCAGCTTTTTTGCTAATAGCTGCTTCCGGTACCATTGATTCGAAACCATGAAAGCAACCCGGATACAGATGAAATTCAACCGGCACACCAGCTTCACTTAGCTTTTGTACATAATCCAATGTTTCATCTTTAAATGGATC contains the following coding sequences:
- a CDS encoding N-acetylmannosamine-6-phosphate 2-epimerase, whose amino-acid sequence is MEILEKVKNQLIVSCQALEDEPLHSDFIMSKMALAAKLGGAAGIRANTVKDIKAIKQEVDLPIIAIIKKDYPNNEVFITPTIEEIDELHQEGADIIAFDGTDRERPDGKDFKEFFTEVREKYPNQLFMADVSTLKEGVMAAEAGVDIVAATLAGYTPYSKGTKPVELVRQLVEHVDVPVIAEGNFDTPEKAKMALEVGAHAVVVGSAITRPKCITEKFVQAIKGRDE
- a CDS encoding MurR/RpiR family transcriptional regulator, which produces MLNKNAVQGNKRKPTLIMEQNKPGFTKSEHKIYNYINENKDAVIYNSLTELSEASGVAEATVLRFFRKLGFKGFQDFKFLLAQEQIMVPNHDNDRTIVEKIRSHIVQAVNDSAEMVDLDVLNQCVDIIDDSQDVVIIGVGSSGIACEDMHNRLMRIGKHAEVLTDPHFQVMRASTMTADTVVIAVSLSGSTKDVYDTVEIAKMNGAKVIALTNYVKSPLTRLSDYVLLSSVKESPLDNGTLVSKISQLYLIDLICTGLTMKNMDRAKQIKMKISENAANKLY
- a CDS encoding TRAP transporter large permease, which codes for MSAVAILIGWLVLLFLGMPVGFTLIIAALVYFATNDWNMAYFSAAKLIDSIDTFSLLAVPFFILTGSLMNSSGITERIFNFAKSFVGHFTGGLGHVNIMASLLFSGMSGSALADAGGIGQLEIKSMRDEKYDDDYAGGLTAASAIIGPIIPPSIPLIIYGVVSDQSIASLFLAGVIPGLIMTASLMVMAYFLAKKRGYQKAEKASGKERFNYFKKSFWALLTPVIIIGGIFSGFFTPTEAAVIATLYAMFLGFFVYKELTLKKFFINVVDSMRLTGIAVLMIIGVEFFGQMIAIEQIPIQVADFFLNVTSNPILLLLLINVLLIFLGMFIESLALLILLIPILVPVVVSAGIDPVHFGIIVILNLMIGILTPPMGMALFVVSKVGNIPMHVITRGVIPFLIPLAVTLLLLTLFPQLVLFLPNLLNP
- a CDS encoding TRAP transporter small permease encodes the protein MKKLFANLEEIIGGSLFIIMLMILTLQIFSRQIFDIPLTWSEALAKFIFVYVGYLSISFGIKESNHVLIDYFVNKFPPVIRNAIYYIFQLAIFVAIAVIGYLGYIMALRKVPVEIVSLHISYMYMYAALPIISILMLYRLIEVNVKHIKKKGEVE
- a CDS encoding N-acetylneuraminate lyase, producing MKGIFTALMCSFDEQGNINEQGLREIVRHNIDQSKVDGLYVNGSTGENFLITTEMKKRIFEIVKDEAGDQVKLIAQIGSLNIDEAVELGKFVTELKYDAISAVTPFYYKFDFEEIKDYYETIINEVNNDMIIYSIPALTGVNMSLDQFGELLAHDRIIGVKFTAPDFYLLERLRHAFPDKLIYSGFDEMLLPASVLNIDGAIGSTFNVNGKRAREIFELAQQGNITEALEIQRTTNDLISAILANGLYQTIKEMLKTKGVDAGYCRKPMKQISAEKVARAKELAEKYM
- a CDS encoding sialic acid TRAP transporter substrate-binding protein SiaP, translating into MKKSLLYLGILLLALVGLAACSDDSGEGSAEGGDSKESYELKFGMVAGNQQVEYKAAEKLAEYVDKESDGQLSIKIYPSSQLGDDRAMLEQLQEGTLDVTLAEAGRFGIWEPRASLLALPYVVDDFEQLKAAINNTDYGKNLLKDLEEKHNWKVVASAYNGTRQTTSNRAIEKLEDMKGLKLRVPEAETLLDYAKYTGASATPMAFTEVYTALQTNAVDGQENPLTTIDAQKFYEVQDYLAMTNHVVNDNEYVVSTKTLEKLPEDLQGILIDGINMAADEHTKMVKKQEEELVSKFEDEGVTVTEPDLAPFKEAVSEAYPSYLKEIGDGAEDYLKQIQEAK
- a CDS encoding coenzyme F420-0:L-glutamate ligase, with protein sequence MERVVGTVVRGLRCPIINEGDQIEEIVVDSVLKASETEKFAIQERDIVTLTESIVARAQGNYASVEDIAKDVSTKFGEDTVGVIFPILSRNRFSNCLTGIAKGAKKMVLMLSYPSDEVGNHLVDLDSLDEKGINPWTDVLSEDDFRTHFGFMKHTFTGVDYIEYYKSLVEAQGIECEVIFSNSPRTILDYTTSVLACDIHTRNRTKRILKENGGKKVYGLDDILSAPVNGSGYNEEYGLLGSNKSTDEAVKLFPRDCQPVVERIQQMILEKTGKNVEVMVFGDGAFKDPVGKIWELADPVVSPAYTKGLDGRPNEIKLKYLADNSFSELKGEELQKAISEFIDNKGEDLVGAMEAQGTTPRKLTDLIGSLSDLTTGSGDKGTPIVYIQGYFDNYTK
- a CDS encoding ROK family protein; amino-acid sequence: MIVIDIGGTAIKFGVLTKDGELLYHDSMPTEAHQGGMALVKKIIDICDKLMKSWVVSGVAISSAGQIDGINGVVVHATDTIPGYTGISVSQLVSEHTGLRVSVENDVNCTAIGEHWKGAAKGYDDFICVTIGTGIGGALFMNGKLYTGSNFSAGEFGHINLYKDGKPCTCGNNGCYERYASSAALAELVAESTGSEMSLPHFFQLVKEGDAQCVKVFESWVDDLTTGLQSLVHIFNPELIVIGGGITGQGDFLLDAIQSSLYDKLMPNHRKQLSIKLAENDNKANLLGAAKHFMDKFE